A genome region from Hemitrygon akajei chromosome 14, sHemAka1.3, whole genome shotgun sequence includes the following:
- the LOC140738887 gene encoding calumenin-like isoform X1: MMGLTKLVLYLTMCGIYALSKPTEKKDRTFHDKELSDKVHDDTENFDYDHDAFLGAEDAKTFDQLTPEESKERLGMIVDKIDEDKDGFVTEAELKAWIKRAQKRYIFENVGRQWPDFDTNQDGLVSWEEYRNVTYGYYLEDGEADDGYNYKQMMARDERRFKKADQNGDLFATKEEFTAFLHPEEYDHMKDIVVLETMEDIDKNGDGFIDLEEYIGDMYTADSDGHEPDWVKTEREQFTEFRDRNKDGKMDKDETKDWILPADYDHAEAEARHLVYESDENKDGKLTKEEIVKKYDLFVGSQATDFGEALVRHDEF; this comes from the exons ATGATGGGTTTGACAAAGCTGGTTTTGTACCTTACCATGTGCGGCATTTATGCTCTGAGTAAACCCACCGAGAAGAAGGATCGGACCTTCCATGATAAGGAACTGAGTGACAAAGTACATGATGACACAGAGAACTTCGACTATGACCACGATGCTTTCCTTGGAGCTGAAGACGCAAAGACATTTGACCAGCTCACTCCTGAGGAGAGCAAAGAGAGGCTTGG AATGATAGTAGATAAAATAGATGAGGATAAGGACGGATTTGTCACGGAGGCAGAGCTGAAGGCCTGGATAAAGCGGGCTCAGAAGAGGTACATCTTCGAGAATGTTGGGCGCCAGTGGCCAGATTTCGACACTAACCAGGATGGGCTTGTTTCCTGGGAGGAGTACAGAAATGTAACGTACGGCTACTACCTGG AAGATGGAGAGGCCGATGATGGTTACAACTACAAGCAAATGATGGCAAGGGATGAGCGTCGGTTTAAAAAGGCTGACCAGAATGGAGACTTGTTTGCCACAAAGGAGGAATTCACTGCTTTCCTACATCCAGAGGAATATGACCACATGAAGGACATTGTTGTGTTG GAAACCATGGAAGATATTGATAAAAACGGAGATGGCTTTATTGACTTGGAGGAATATATTG GTGATATGTACACTGCAGACAGTGACGGCCATGAGCCGGACTGGGTGAAAACCGAGCGTGAGCAGTTCACAGAGTTCAGAGACCGCAACAAAGATGGCAAAATGGACAAGGACGAAACCAAAGACTGGATCCTGCCAGCTGACTATGACCATGCTGAGGCTGAAGCTCGTCATCTTGTCTATGAATCTGATGAAAACAAG GATGGAAAACTCacaaaagaagaaatagtgaaaaAATACGATCTATTTGTGGGAAGCCAGGCTACAGACTTTGGAGAGGCCTTAGTAAGGCACGATGAGTTCTAA
- the LOC140738887 gene encoding calumenin-like isoform X2: MMGLTKLVLYLTMCGIYALSKPTEKKDRTFHDKELSDKVHDDTENFDYDHDAFLGAEDAKTFDQLTPEESKERLGKIVDKIDGDKNGFVTEEELKNWIKLSQKRWIYEDAERQLKGHDLDDDGLVSWEEYKNATYGSLLEDGEADDGYNYKQMMARDERRFKKADQNGDLFATKEEFTAFLHPEEYDHMKDIVVLETMEDIDKNGDGFIDLEEYIGDMYTADSDGHEPDWVKTEREQFTEFRDRNKDGKMDKDETKDWILPADYDHAEAEARHLVYESDENKDGKLTKEEIVKKYDLFVGSQATDFGEALVRHDEF; this comes from the exons ATGATGGGTTTGACAAAGCTGGTTTTGTACCTTACCATGTGCGGCATTTATGCTCTGAGTAAACCCACCGAGAAGAAGGATCGGACCTTCCATGATAAGGAACTGAGTGACAAAGTACATGATGACACAGAGAACTTCGACTATGACCACGATGCTTTCCTTGGAGCTGAAGACGCAAAGACATTTGACCAGCTCACTCCTGAGGAGAGCAAAGAGAGGCTTGG AAAAATTGTAGATAAAATCGATGGAGACAAGAATGGGTTTGTTACAGAGGAGGAACTTAAGAATTGGATTAAACTTTCTCAAAAGCGTtggatttacgaggatgctgaACGCCAGTTGAAGGGTCATGATCTAGACGACGATGGTCTCGTGAGCTGGGAAGAGTACAAAAATGCGACCTATGGGTCCCTGTTGG AAGATGGAGAGGCCGATGATGGTTACAACTACAAGCAAATGATGGCAAGGGATGAGCGTCGGTTTAAAAAGGCTGACCAGAATGGAGACTTGTTTGCCACAAAGGAGGAATTCACTGCTTTCCTACATCCAGAGGAATATGACCACATGAAGGACATTGTTGTGTTG GAAACCATGGAAGATATTGATAAAAACGGAGATGGCTTTATTGACTTGGAGGAATATATTG GTGATATGTACACTGCAGACAGTGACGGCCATGAGCCGGACTGGGTGAAAACCGAGCGTGAGCAGTTCACAGAGTTCAGAGACCGCAACAAAGATGGCAAAATGGACAAGGACGAAACCAAAGACTGGATCCTGCCAGCTGACTATGACCATGCTGAGGCTGAAGCTCGTCATCTTGTCTATGAATCTGATGAAAACAAG GATGGAAAACTCacaaaagaagaaatagtgaaaaAATACGATCTATTTGTGGGAAGCCAGGCTACAGACTTTGGAGAGGCCTTAGTAAGGCACGATGAGTTCTAA